The Microbacter sp. GSS18 genome has a segment encoding these proteins:
- a CDS encoding Re/Si-specific NAD(P)(+) transhydrogenase subunit alpha, with translation MTRIGIVAEATGENRVAATPATVAKILALGYDVAVEAGAGAASSFPDAAYADAGATVTDGDTVWSSPIVLKVNPPTPDEIDRLADGATLIGLLSPALRPDLVEALATRGITALAMDAVPRISRAQSMDVLSSMANIAGYRAIVEASHEFGRFFTGQVTAAGKVPPAKVLVAGAGVAGLAAIGAASSLGAIVRATDPRPEVSDQVHSIGGEYLEVVVPDEQKEISADGYAKATSEAYDRRAAEIYSEQAADVDIIVTTALIPGRPAPRLITAADVASMKPGSVIVDMAAAQGGNVEGSVAGERTVTDNGVIILGYTDLAGRLPAQASQLYGTNLVNLLKLLTPGKDGALTLDFDDVVQRSVTVVRDGESTWPPPPVQVSAAPAKPAVDTAAAASPVKKSWLTPAVKTGLIALGIAALFLVSAVAPAPLPQHLTVLTLSIVVGFYVISKVTHALHTPLMSVTNAISGIIVVGAIVQLTAPELPVQILAGIAVLVASINVFGGFAVTRRMLAMFQKGAAR, from the coding sequence ATGACGCGCATCGGCATCGTGGCCGAGGCGACCGGTGAGAACCGCGTCGCCGCCACACCTGCCACCGTCGCCAAGATCCTCGCCCTCGGATACGACGTCGCGGTCGAGGCGGGAGCCGGCGCGGCATCCTCGTTCCCAGACGCGGCGTACGCGGATGCCGGTGCCACCGTCACGGACGGCGATACCGTCTGGTCGTCCCCCATCGTGCTGAAGGTGAATCCGCCGACACCCGACGAGATCGACCGGCTCGCCGACGGCGCGACCCTCATCGGCCTGCTCTCGCCGGCACTGCGCCCGGACCTCGTCGAGGCGCTCGCGACGCGCGGCATCACGGCTCTCGCGATGGACGCGGTGCCGCGCATCTCGCGCGCCCAGTCGATGGACGTGCTCAGCTCGATGGCGAACATCGCCGGCTACCGCGCGATCGTCGAGGCGTCGCACGAGTTCGGCCGCTTCTTCACCGGCCAGGTGACGGCGGCGGGCAAGGTGCCCCCGGCCAAGGTGCTCGTCGCGGGCGCGGGCGTCGCCGGCCTGGCCGCGATCGGCGCGGCCTCGAGCCTCGGCGCGATCGTGCGGGCCACCGACCCGCGCCCCGAGGTCTCCGACCAGGTGCACTCGATCGGCGGCGAGTACCTCGAGGTGGTCGTCCCCGACGAGCAGAAGGAGATCTCGGCCGACGGTTACGCCAAGGCGACGAGCGAGGCCTACGACCGCCGCGCCGCCGAGATCTACTCCGAGCAGGCCGCCGATGTCGACATCATCGTCACGACCGCGCTCATCCCGGGCCGCCCGGCCCCGCGGCTGATAACCGCGGCGGATGTCGCGAGCATGAAGCCCGGCAGCGTCATCGTCGACATGGCGGCGGCGCAGGGCGGGAACGTCGAGGGCTCGGTGGCGGGCGAGCGCACCGTCACCGACAACGGCGTCATCATCCTCGGGTACACCGACCTCGCCGGGCGCCTGCCCGCGCAGGCCTCTCAGCTGTACGGCACCAACCTCGTCAATCTGCTCAAGCTGCTCACGCCCGGCAAGGACGGCGCGCTGACGCTCGACTTCGACGACGTCGTCCAGCGCTCGGTGACGGTCGTGCGCGACGGCGAGTCGACGTGGCCGCCACCGCCGGTGCAGGTCTCGGCGGCTCCGGCGAAGCCGGCCGTCGACACCGCGGCCGCGGCGTCCCCGGTGAAGAAGTCGTGGCTGACGCCCGCCGTGAAGACCGGGCTGATCGCCCTCGGCATCGCGGCCCTGTTCCTCGTGAGCGCCGTCGCGCCCGCTCCCCTGCCCCAGCACCTCACGGTGCTGACGCTCTCGATCGTCGTCGGCTTCTACGTCATCAGCAAGGTGACCCACGCGCTGCACACGCCCCTCATGAGCGTCACGAACGCGATCTCGGGCATCATCGTCGTCGGCGCGATCGTGCAGCTGACCGCCCCTGAGCTGCCGGTGCAGATCCTCGCCGGGATCGCCGTCCTCGTGGCGAGCATCAACGTGTTCGGCGGCTTCGCCGTCACCCGCCGAATGCTCGCGATGTTCCAGAAGGGTGCCGCCCGATGA
- the pntB gene encoding Re/Si-specific NAD(P)(+) transhydrogenase subunit beta translates to MTAASLATAAYLVAALLFILSLAGLSRHDTARRGVTYGIVGMAIALAATIWLTLTGSWGEPQAPLGLTLLVIAMVVGAAIGLWRARVVEMTGMPELIALLHSFVGLAAVLVGWNGALYDTGLEGALADIHHAEVFIGVFIGAVTFTGSIVAFLKLSARMSSKPLVLPGKNVLNLGALVAFVALTVWYVITPELWLLVIVTILALALGWHLVASIGGGDMPVVVSMLNSYSGWAAAAAGFLLNNDLLIVTGALVGSSGAYLSYIMCRAMNRSFISVIAGGFGIEAPKSGDEEVGEHREVDADTVAEMLAGAQSVIITPGYGMAVAQAQYPVAELTERLRERGVDVRFGIHPVAGRLPGHMNVLLAEARVPYDIVLEMDEVNDDMADTSVVLVIGANDTVNPAAAEDPGSPIAGMPVLRVWEASNVIVFKRSMASGYAGVQNPLFFRENTAMLFGDAKERVEDILRSL, encoded by the coding sequence ATGACCGCCGCATCCCTGGCCACCGCCGCCTATCTCGTCGCGGCGCTGCTGTTCATCCTGAGCCTCGCGGGGCTCAGCCGCCACGACACCGCCCGCCGCGGCGTCACCTACGGCATCGTCGGCATGGCGATCGCCCTCGCCGCCACCATCTGGCTCACCCTCACCGGGTCGTGGGGCGAGCCGCAGGCGCCCCTGGGCCTGACGCTCCTGGTGATCGCCATGGTCGTCGGCGCCGCGATCGGCCTGTGGCGCGCCCGCGTCGTCGAGATGACCGGCATGCCCGAGCTCATCGCGCTGCTGCACTCGTTCGTGGGACTGGCTGCGGTGCTCGTCGGCTGGAACGGTGCGCTGTACGACACCGGCCTCGAAGGGGCCCTCGCCGACATCCACCACGCCGAGGTCTTCATCGGCGTCTTCATCGGCGCGGTGACCTTCACCGGCTCGATCGTGGCGTTCCTCAAGCTCTCGGCGCGGATGTCGTCCAAGCCGCTCGTGCTGCCGGGCAAGAACGTCCTGAACCTCGGCGCCCTCGTCGCCTTCGTCGCCTTGACGGTCTGGTACGTCATCACGCCCGAGCTGTGGCTGCTCGTCATCGTGACGATCCTCGCCCTCGCCCTCGGCTGGCACCTGGTCGCCTCGATCGGCGGCGGCGACATGCCGGTCGTCGTCTCGATGCTCAACAGCTACTCGGGCTGGGCCGCGGCCGCCGCGGGCTTCCTGCTGAACAACGACCTGCTGATCGTCACGGGTGCGCTCGTCGGATCGTCGGGTGCGTACCTGTCGTACATCATGTGCCGCGCCATGAACCGCTCGTTCATCTCGGTGATCGCCGGCGGCTTCGGCATCGAGGCGCCGAAGTCCGGCGACGAGGAGGTCGGCGAGCACCGCGAGGTCGACGCCGACACCGTCGCCGAGATGCTGGCGGGTGCGCAGAGCGTGATCATCACGCCCGGGTACGGCATGGCCGTCGCCCAGGCGCAGTACCCCGTCGCCGAGCTCACCGAGCGGCTGCGCGAGCGCGGCGTCGACGTTCGCTTCGGCATCCATCCGGTCGCCGGTCGCCTCCCGGGGCACATGAACGTTCTGCTGGCCGAGGCGCGCGTGCCCTACGACATCGTGCTCGAGATGGACGAGGTCAACGACGACATGGCCGACACGTCGGTGGTGCTCGTGATCGGCGCGAACGACACCGTCAACCCGGCCGCCGCCGAGGACCCCGGCAGCCCCATCGCCGGCATGCCGGTGCTGCGCGTGTGGGAGGCGTCGAACGTCATCGTGTTCAAGCGGTCGATGGCCTCGGGCTACGCCGGCGTGCAGAACCCGCTGTTCTTCCGCGAGAACACCGCGATGCTCTTCGGCGACGCGAAGGAGCGCGTGGAGGACATCCTGCGGTCGCTCTAG
- the pyrE gene encoding orotate phosphoribosyltransferase: protein MTVASTSELELDRQNLIALIKGEAVFHGDFTLSSGKKASYYVDMRKLTLDHRAAPTIGRIMLDLIRDVDGIVAVGGLTLGADPIANAIMHESARTTVPLDAFVVRKEPKDHGRGRQVEGADVTGKRVVVVEDTSTTGQSALKAVEALRREGAEPVAVAVIVDRKTGAQAAVEAEGLQWLAAIDLDDLGLAPQ, encoded by the coding sequence ATGACCGTCGCCTCCACGTCCGAGCTCGAGCTCGACCGCCAGAACCTCATCGCGCTCATCAAGGGCGAGGCGGTGTTCCACGGCGACTTCACGCTCTCCAGCGGCAAGAAGGCGTCGTACTACGTCGACATGCGCAAGCTGACTCTCGACCATCGCGCCGCGCCGACGATCGGGCGCATCATGCTCGACCTCATCCGTGACGTCGACGGCATCGTCGCGGTCGGCGGACTGACCCTCGGCGCCGACCCGATCGCGAACGCGATCATGCACGAGTCGGCGCGCACGACGGTGCCGCTGGACGCGTTCGTCGTACGCAAGGAGCCCAAGGACCACGGCCGCGGCCGTCAGGTCGAAGGTGCGGACGTGACGGGCAAGCGCGTCGTCGTGGTCGAGGACACCTCGACCACCGGCCAGTCGGCTCTCAAGGCCGTCGAGGCGCTGCGCCGCGAGGGCGCCGAGCCCGTTGCGGTCGCCGTCATCGTCGACCGCAAGACCGGCGCGCAGGCCGCCGTCGAGGCCGAGGGCCTGCAGTGGCTGGCCGCGATCGACCTCGACGACCTGGGGCTGGCGCCGCAGTAG
- a CDS encoding glycosyltransferase, whose translation MSRILVVTVGSRGDVQPYVALAKGLQDAGHEVLLATCGRFAPFAAEHGVPFAPLSDDILLLLDSEEGRSTLDEASGIVGLVKTNIRLVGEAKRINEKLMHDVWQVAEPFAPDLVIYHPKAMAGPHVAEKLGAAAVLGLVVPVSVATGDFPMVGLPALPWGAWYNRLTYKLVEVGYAQYDKIVNRFRRETLELPEKKGAALTTTLPDGRPIPVIHGISEHVLPRPADWPAHVHETGYWFLDAPDTWSPPAELEEFLAAGDPPVYVGFGSMAGRDPKRITRAVVGALEQAGVRGIIATGWGGMEAEELPDSILRITEAPHDWIFPRVAAVVHHGGAGTTAAGLRAGRPTVVCPFIVDQFFWGRVVAAAGAGSTPVPQKKVTAERLAAAIREVVTDDGIRSRAEGIGRRIRDEDGIAAAVEQIEGILARV comes from the coding sequence ATGTCGCGGATCCTCGTGGTGACGGTCGGCTCGCGCGGCGACGTGCAGCCGTATGTCGCCCTCGCCAAGGGCCTGCAGGACGCTGGACACGAGGTCCTGCTCGCGACCTGTGGGCGCTTCGCCCCGTTCGCCGCCGAGCACGGCGTGCCGTTCGCGCCGCTGAGCGACGACATCCTCCTGCTGCTGGACTCCGAGGAGGGCCGCTCGACGCTCGACGAGGCATCCGGCATCGTCGGACTCGTCAAGACCAACATTCGGCTCGTGGGCGAGGCGAAGCGCATCAACGAGAAGCTCATGCACGACGTGTGGCAGGTCGCTGAGCCGTTCGCACCCGACCTCGTCATCTACCACCCGAAGGCGATGGCCGGCCCGCACGTCGCCGAGAAGCTCGGCGCCGCAGCTGTGCTCGGGCTCGTCGTGCCGGTCTCGGTTGCCACCGGTGATTTCCCGATGGTGGGTCTGCCGGCCCTGCCGTGGGGTGCCTGGTACAACCGCCTCACCTACAAGCTGGTCGAGGTCGGGTACGCGCAGTACGACAAGATCGTGAACCGCTTCCGCCGCGAGACTCTCGAGCTGCCCGAGAAGAAGGGCGCGGCGCTGACCACCACGCTCCCCGACGGACGTCCGATCCCGGTCATCCACGGCATCAGCGAGCATGTGCTGCCGCGGCCCGCCGACTGGCCCGCCCACGTGCACGAGACCGGGTACTGGTTCCTCGACGCCCCCGACACGTGGTCGCCGCCCGCGGAGCTCGAGGAGTTCCTGGCCGCCGGCGACCCGCCCGTCTACGTCGGCTTCGGCAGCATGGCGGGGCGCGACCCGAAGCGCATCACTCGTGCGGTCGTGGGCGCCCTCGAGCAGGCGGGCGTCCGCGGCATCATCGCGACGGGGTGGGGAGGCATGGAAGCCGAGGAGCTCCCCGACTCGATCCTGCGGATCACCGAGGCCCCGCACGACTGGATCTTCCCGCGCGTCGCCGCGGTGGTGCACCACGGTGGAGCCGGGACGACGGCCGCGGGCCTCCGTGCGGGGCGGCCCACGGTCGTGTGCCCCTTCATCGTCGACCAGTTCTTCTGGGGCCGGGTGGTCGCCGCCGCCGGGGCCGGCAGCACGCCGGTGCCGCAGAAGAAGGTGACGGCCGAGCGTCTCGCGGCCGCGATCCGCGAGGTCGTGACCGACGACGGCATCCGCTCGAGGGCCGAGGGCATCGGCCGCCGCATCCGCGACGAGGACGGCATCGCCGCCGCCGTCGAGCAGATCGAGGGGATCCTCGCACGGGTGTGA
- a CDS encoding class I SAM-dependent methyltransferase → MSARHRYLEPEQAARVYDRIGRWQDLGGFYEHEAMAAALDAADLGSARRVVEIGCGTGTLAASLLRERLPADAEYLGLDVSTAMVDRTRRLLEPFGDRAEVRLVDGRTPWPIPDGDVDRVIAVYVLDLYSPDATDAFFAEVDRVLRPGGIVAVASLTPGATGVSRAVSAVWSGAWRLDPHLTGGCRPVDLEPHLPAGYRRLLDTVITTWGVSSRSVVLQSPEM, encoded by the coding sequence ATGTCCGCACGTCATCGCTACCTCGAGCCCGAGCAGGCCGCCCGGGTCTATGACCGGATCGGTCGCTGGCAGGACCTGGGCGGGTTCTACGAGCACGAGGCGATGGCGGCGGCGCTCGATGCGGCGGACCTCGGCTCGGCCCGCCGCGTGGTCGAGATCGGATGCGGCACGGGCACGCTCGCCGCATCCCTCCTGCGTGAGCGGCTGCCCGCGGACGCCGAGTACCTGGGGCTCGACGTCAGCACGGCGATGGTCGACCGGACCCGCCGCCTCCTCGAGCCCTTCGGCGACCGTGCCGAGGTGCGGCTCGTGGACGGCCGGACGCCGTGGCCGATCCCGGACGGCGACGTCGACCGCGTGATCGCCGTGTACGTGCTGGATCTCTACTCGCCCGACGCGACGGATGCCTTCTTCGCCGAGGTCGACCGCGTCCTGCGCCCCGGGGGCATCGTGGCCGTCGCGTCGCTGACCCCAGGCGCGACGGGCGTCTCGCGTGCGGTCTCGGCGGTGTGGTCGGGCGCGTGGCGCCTCGACCCGCACCTGACCGGCGGATGCCGACCGGTCGATCTCGAGCCGCATCTTCCCGCGGGCTATCGGCGGCTGCTCGACACCGTCATCACGACGTGGGGCGTGAGCTCCCGGTCGGTCGTGCTCCAGTCTCCCGAAATGTAA
- a CDS encoding MarR family transcriptional regulator, with the protein MRDDQARAYAEEVGVVLAQMGTTPAFGTLLGWLMICDPPQQTSAQLCAATGLSKGSVSTGMRVLQQSGLVRRVPTAGRGHAYEVHEDAFALAVDPTAKMRDFLAVVQEGLDLIGDDDAPRAKRLARTRDFYVFMMNRMPELMDEFRASQEGRS; encoded by the coding sequence ATGCGGGACGATCAGGCGCGTGCCTACGCCGAAGAGGTCGGCGTCGTGCTCGCGCAGATGGGCACCACGCCGGCCTTCGGGACGCTGCTGGGCTGGCTCATGATCTGCGACCCGCCGCAGCAGACCAGTGCGCAGCTGTGCGCGGCGACCGGCCTCTCGAAGGGCTCGGTCTCGACCGGGATGCGGGTGCTCCAGCAGTCGGGCCTCGTCAGGCGTGTCCCGACCGCCGGGCGGGGTCACGCCTACGAGGTGCACGAGGACGCCTTCGCGCTCGCCGTGGATCCGACGGCCAAGATGCGCGACTTCCTCGCCGTCGTCCAGGAGGGCCTCGACCTGATCGGGGACGACGATGCGCCTCGGGCGAAGCGATTGGCCCGCACGCGCGATTTCTACGTGTTCATGATGAATCGGATGCCGGAACTGATGGACGAGTTCCGCGCATCCCAGGAAGGACGAAGCTGA